One Triticum dicoccoides isolate Atlit2015 ecotype Zavitan chromosome 5B, WEW_v2.0, whole genome shotgun sequence genomic window carries:
- the LOC119306620 gene encoding uncharacterized protein LOC119306620 translates to MDEAYHPQRASPMAKQVRKKGKHPALNFNHGSRSTSDDNLIVYIPRRPMLETVSETIGLKVQGYTCWYVHEGMIQASMLIGLPHQKDSFRESSITYEGEAANTKDEAMEKSAQVALECICADNNISTNDHTYYALEVTKERLFTTREKAQTKQWQFNMARQQVSTQQNEFARQTDFGKDMQWLL, encoded by the exons ATGGACGAAGCTTATCATCCCCAGAGAGCGTCCCCCATGGCCAAGCAAGTTAGGAAGAAGGGCAAACATCCAGCACTGAATTTTAATCATGGAAGCAGAAGTACCTCG GATGACAATCTTATAGTGTATATTCCAAGACGACCAATGCTTGAAACAGTGAGTGAAACAATTGGCTTAAAAGTACAAGGGTACACCTGTTGGTACGTTCATGAAGGCATGATACAAGCGTCCATGCTAATTGGTCTGCCACATCAAAAAGATAGCTTCAGAGAATCCTCCATTACATATGAAGGAGAAGCAGCTAATACAAAAGATGAAGCAATGGAAAAATCAGCTCAAGTGGCCTTAGAATGCATCTGTGCAGACAATAATATTTCTACCAATGATCATACTTACTATGCTCTTGAAGTCACAAAAGAAAGGTTGTTTACAACAAGAGAGAAGGCTCAAACAAAGCAATGGCAATTTAATATGGCTCGCCAGCAAGTAAGCACACAGCAAAACGAGTTTGCAAGACAGACTGATTTTGGCAAAGATATGCAATGGCTTCTTTGA